The Oncorhynchus tshawytscha isolate Ot180627B linkage group LG16, Otsh_v2.0, whole genome shotgun sequence nucleotide sequence tggttggccctgggttcctcctaatgcaagacaatgctagacctcatgtggctggagtgtgtcagcagttcctgcaagaggaaggcattgatgctatggactggcccgctcgttccccagacctgaatccaattgagcacatctgggacatcatgtctcgctccatccaccaacgccactttgcaccacagactgtccaggagttggcggatgctttagtccaggtctgggaggagatccctcaggaaaccatccgccacctcatcaggagcatgcccaggcgttgtagggaggtcatacaggcacgtggaggccacacacactactgagcctcattttgacttgttttaaggacattacatcaaagttggatcagcctgtagtttggttttccactttaattttgagtgtgactccaaatccagacctccttgggttgataaatttgatttccattgatcatttttgtgattttgttgtcagcacattcaactatgtaaagaaaaaagtatttaataagaatatttcattcattcagatctaggatgtgttattttagtgttccctttatttctttgagctgtgtatatatgttaataataTTACTGGCATTCAGGACCAATCACCTGGCAATAAATTCCTTGGCATGCACATACATCTAAATACACGTACAGACCCTTACATACAGTAGATAACCCTGGCAGGATTCCCCTACTGTATGTCTACTCTAAAAGCATGGTACCTTTGTTCTGTGTGCAGCTGTTTGATCTGATCTACCGAGAGGAGACCCTGTTCAACGTGATAAAGAGTGTGACCCGGAATGGGCGCTCCATCCTGCTCACTGCCCTGCTAGCCCTTATCCTGGTCTACCTGTTCTCCATTGTGGGCTTCCTCTGCCTCAAGAACGACTTCATCATGGAGGTGGACCCTCTGCCTCAGATCGACTCAGGTACTGGACCATCAGAGACTCAAATAGCCTCTACTAGTAGTCAGCGTATGGAAGGAACAATAAGACATGGTCAATCAAACCTGTAAGGCAGAGCTCtcgaaccctgttcctggagagataccctcctgtaggttttcacccCAACCCTAggtgtaactaacctgattcagcttatgaaccagctaattattagaatcaggtgtgctagattaggttTGGagctaaaacctacaggacattagctctccaggaacagggagaGCCCTGGTGTATGATATAGGGTTGCGCTGTATGGTATAGGGTTGCGCTGTATGGTATAGGGTTGTATGGTATAGGGTGGTGATTGGGTTCTCTTCTACAGGGGGACATGGCAATGAGGAGGCATCACAGGACTTCCTGAACTCCTGCAGTGGAGATGGAGTCAGCTGCACTGCCGAGGCAGGACTCCCTGCTGAACCTGATGGTTAATCTCTACTTATTAAATCATCTATTGCTGCTTTGATTCTTAAGTCACCCTCATCATGTGACAGGTTTGGATaggaaataaaggttaaagaagAAAAATATTTAGTTTGGATGGGTGTCAGATGAGGAATTGTCAAATATCATGTACTTGGAGTCTGGTGTGAGGGGTACGTAGATAAATAATTCACGTTTTTGCAGAGGAGAACAATTCGGAGCGGGCCTGTGACACTCTGCTCATGTGCATTGTCACCGTGCTGAACCACGGGCTGAGGAACGGTGGAGGGGTGGGAGATGTGCTACGCAAGCCCTCCAAAAACGTAACAACGAAGATGCAACACACTCTTGCTATACTTACAATCCATCTCATACACAATCAGTATCACATCATGTCAAAGAGCACAAATTTTCCACAAACCAACATATTTACTGTACATTGTATTACGAGCGAACATTTGAAAACGTGTCATTAATGACGTCATTGCATACCCTGCAGGAGCCACTGTTCCCAGCCCGCGTCATCTACGATCTCCTCTTCTACTTCATTGTCATCATCATCGTACTCAACTTGATCTTTGGTGTCATCATCGACACCTTCGCTGACTTGCGTAGTGAGAAACAGAAGAAAGAGGAGGTCCTCAAGACCACCTGCTTCATCTGTGGTAAGAAATTGAGATTTGACTGTTATATTGGCTCATTTTCTGCATTCTGGACATTCAACCTGAAGCTCTCTCCCTGCAGGTCTGGAGAGGGACAAGTTTGACAATAAAACGGTGTCTTTTGAGGAACACATAAAGTTGGAGCACAACATCTGGAACTACCTGTATTTCATCGTGCTTGTTCGTGAGAAGAACAAGACTGACTACACAGGTCCAGAGAGTTATGTGGCCCTCATGATAAAGGTAAAGTAACCTGCTTTGATTCTAGTTTCATTGGGGACACACCCACCTCTACGCTATTTCTCACTGAAACCATTTTACAACATCTCGTTGTTGTAAGTAGCATTAGATACCTTTGTCTCTGGGGTCATCTAATGCTAGGAGAAGCACTGCCACTGACTCTACATGTCTCCTCAGAGTAAGAACCTGGACTGGTTCCCCCGCATGCAGGCCATGTCCCTGGTGGTGACGGATGGAGACGGGGAGCAGAATGAAATGAGGAACCTGCAGGACAGACTGACGTCCACTATGAACGTGGTCAGCCAACTCACAGGACAGTTAACAGAGCTCAAAGAACAGGTGAAGGCGAAACGGAGCTTGCCAGTGCATACACAATATTTGTTTCTGGTTCCCGGATAACACAGCACACAAGACAATACATGTATTCACAGGATATCTTATCCAGGGCAAGTCACATGACCTGTATAATGATGATCTATTAGGGAGAAAAAACAAGTCTGGTGTACAATTAGGTGAACTGATGTCCTAATGATATAGGCTAGTGTTTCGAGCAGGATGACCCTGGCCTGGCTGACAGTGTGTTGTTGCACTGTTTTCTGTGTAGATGACggagcagaggaagaggaggcagaggatgGGCTTCGTGGATGTCCAGTCAGGAGGAGCTGGTGCAGCTAGTGTAACCCCCAGTGCTGCTGGAGGAAACCACCAGATGTTCAACAAACCCTGATGTCCCGTCTAACTGCCATAGACTGGAAGAGTCTGCCGGGCCTATACATCCATCATGTGTTAAACATAGTGGCAATGTTCTTAGTTGTGACTGAGTTACTGCTGTAGGGTTCTTTGTAAATCAATGTTTTTCTTCAAGGGCCCCTTCAGTACTTCCAGTAGTCTGAAGCAATATCTCAATTGCATACCTTGCGTCATCTTCTCAAAAcccagaggtccctcccctctgacaatgggttttgaggaggaATGGAATTGAGATCCTCCCCATGTTTTTGGTCGTTTGTCCTCACAGCTATCTATTAATGGCATTTGCACTGTTGCTGTGACAGACGTACCTCAGATGAGGAAATTATGGGAAATTGATTCCTGCAAAGCAGGAAGCAACACGTCCATCCTTTATATGAATGTATTTATATACACTGATTAATACAGTAGGCACATGAGTACCACAATGTTTGAGTGTCTGAAGCATGCATGTGATTTGGAACACTTGTCTCAGGGCCATTGGACTGGTTAGAGAAGCGTCTCCATTGCACTGAGAAATTGTTCTCGGACAGGCCTCAGTAAAAATATTTGATTTTAACTGTGTTTTAACTTCTTTATAACATGCCAGATCTTCCAAATAAAAAATTAAGAACTTTTTGGTGggatatatttattaaacaaaatacATAATCCAATCATTTTAGTATACAAAGAAACAGTGAAATGTTAAGGCTAGAGTTCAAAGGTGCAAGGCAGGCACTTTCAGAGAAAGATGTTGCATCTAGGCGATTGAGAAAATAATTCTTAGGTTAGTTTGAAATAGTCACTCAAGcatgtagactagcctatttcAGAGTGCAACAAAAGGTTTACCTCCCTGCTCTCACAGGATTGTAGGTCTGCTTTGAAATAACATTAGTGATACAGGACCTGCCTGCAGTATGGCAAAAATACATAGTTAAGTCATACCTCTTGTCTAAAACACACTTCCAGTGGTGCATTCAGATTCTTATTAGGCTCCTCCCTATGGCATATGAAAGGAAACAAACCTGCATTTTCCCTTATGTAAGTCTATTGACATTAAAGTGACTCAAATCAAAATCTGGTACAGAGGCTGCATAATACTATAGCAATATAAACACATCTGGGTTATTGAGAAGGATTACAATTCCTTGCTGAAAAGTCTTGTTTTAACAAATAGAAGTGTTGTCAATAGCTGTCAGACATTGGTTTTCCCTTCATTCCTTAATGTGTAAACAAGAAAATGACTAACTTGCGCAAACTTAAATTCATGTTCTATCCTTTTGTCATCCTAAAGTTAATCTCAATAAGAGTGAATGGCATAATTGAAAAGGTTTTAAAAAGCAGGAGTATTTTTGAAATAGTGGCCTATTTTAACATctggaaaaatacacatttaataCAAAGTTATTTCCAAGCAGCTGTATCATAAATGTGATTAAAAATGACTTGTCTACAATTTACAAGGTAAAACAATCAAGCAAATAATTTGAACTTTATAGACAATTATAACATGCCATTGTTTTCTGCTATTTGTGCATGACTTGGTAGGTAGAGTGTATTCATTAGAATGTCTAACAGTTCAGACTGAGTGCTGTGGGAAATGCATGTCAAGAGACTAGAGACCAAATCCCTCATTACCAGGTTACATGAAATGCTTTCCTCATAACTATGAGCACCATTATCTTTGGGTTAAGTGGCCTTCTCCCGTTTGAGCTTGGCCTTagtgtctccctcgctctccaccAGGGTCTCCTTTATCAGGTACTCCTTCAGGCTGGGTTGGTTCCCTGTATCAGCCCCAGAGTCCTGGATCTCCTGAAGCAGCACTTCCCACTGCCGCTTATCCTTAGAGATCTTCCATGACAGTCTGACGTTGGTCTGGAGAAGAGGAATGAGCAGTGGGTGAAAGTGGTGCTGCTGCAGGGCCTCCGGTGAGGGGGCCAGGTCCCTCAGGGCTCGGTCACAGTGCTCCTGGGCCTCCCCCAGCTGCTCCAGCTCCTGGAAGCAGGTCACCAGGGCCAACAGGGTGAAGAGCCAGTGGGTGCCCTGCTGGTGATGGGGCTGCTGCTTTCCCTGCTCCTCACAGCCTAGCTTCTCCTGGAGCCTCAGGCCATTGAGCAGAGGGCCCAAGGCCTCCTGGTAACGGCCCACACGCATCAGCATCTGGCCAGCCTGCAGGTCACCCAAGTAGAAGAACTCCAGGAAGGTGGGTGAGCGCCGCAGCTCAGCCAGCGAGTGCATGTGGGTCAGGTACTGCTCAAACGCCCGGCTCCGCTTGGCGATGGTCTCAGCCACAAAGTTTTTACGCAGCTTCTTGCGGGGGAAACCAACGCGCTCCATGTTGTCCCTGTGACGGCGGCGAAGGCAGCTGTGCAGGCGCTTAAAGTCTGTGTATCGCCGGGTGATGGCGGCAGGGATTTCGTCAAACATTCCAGACTGGATCAAATGGATGGTGTAGAGCTGAGGAGGAGGTGGTACACTGTCAACAAGATGACACACAGGCTAAGCCAGGCAATAGACATTCATCTCTGCTGTTTCACACTTACCACATACTTGGAGGAGCTCTCTTGCACCACACTGGCATCAGTCACTTCAAACACCAGCTTCTGAGGAACACTGCGGAATCTTAAGCTCCTCCAGCTATCCTGCAGCTGACGTGTGAGCAGGGATGAGCCTCCAGGAGACGGGCCCACTGGGCTGGTGTCTGAGGAACAAAGGCAGATACACGTCAGCTCAGCTAACACGGCCCTCAGCCCACTCATCTAAAACTGAGAAAGCTCACGTTTGCACAGACTGAAAAACCTGAAGTGAAACTTGCGGTTTCAAATAAGCAGAATACAGTGGAATGAATGCTATTCTTATTCTGGTCAGATAGTTTCAGTTGACTAATAGTATAGTACATTAATGTTTATGCAAAGACATACAGCTCACGGTGCTGGATAAGTGTATCCCACCAGCTATCTGCCTGCTATATGGGAGATCATTGTTGTGAATTATAATGTCTACAATACCTGTGCTGCTGAATCCATCCTCTATGGACTCTCCAAGGTAGTCTGAGTCACTGTCTGGTCCTGAGGCCTCACCTGGGTCTTCGGATTCCAGGGCGCTCTCCCCATCGAAGCAGAGTGTTCCCCCAAGCCGCTCTGAGAGACACTCTGTATCGTCCTCCAACTCAGAACTCTCTGGGAAACGTTCCTCTGTTACATCAATTGGCTCCTTAGAGACTACTTCTCCTTCTTTGAACAGTGTCCGTCGCAGTCTGTCCATGAGCTTAGAAG carries:
- the LOC112232650 gene encoding sorting nexin-21-like isoform X2, with the translated sequence MASKLMDRLRRTLFKEGEVVSKEPIDVTEERFPESSELEDDTECLSERLGGTLCFDGESALESEDPDTSPVGPSPGGSSLLTRQLQDSWRSLRFRSVPQKLVFEVTDASVVQESSSKYVLYTIHLIQSGMFDEIPAAITRRYTDFKRLHSCLRRRHRDNMERVGFPRKKLRKNFVAETIAKRSRAFEQYLTHMHSLAELRRSPTFLEFFYLGDLQAGQMLMRVGRYQEALGPLLNGLRLQEKLGCEEQGKQQPHHQQGTHWLFTLLALVTCFQELEQLGEAQEHCDRALRDLAPSPEALQQHHFHPLLIPLLQTNVRLSWKISKDKRQWEVLLQEIQDSGADTGNQPSLKEYLIKETLVESEGDTKAKLKREKAT
- the LOC112232650 gene encoding sorting nexin-21-like isoform X1, producing MASKLMDRLRRTLFKEGEVVSKEPIDVTEERFPESSELEDDTECLSERLGGTLCFDGESALESEDPGEASGPDSDSDYLGESIEDGFSSTDTSPVGPSPGGSSLLTRQLQDSWRSLRFRSVPQKLVFEVTDASVVQESSSKYVLYTIHLIQSGMFDEIPAAITRRYTDFKRLHSCLRRRHRDNMERVGFPRKKLRKNFVAETIAKRSRAFEQYLTHMHSLAELRRSPTFLEFFYLGDLQAGQMLMRVGRYQEALGPLLNGLRLQEKLGCEEQGKQQPHHQQGTHWLFTLLALVTCFQELEQLGEAQEHCDRALRDLAPSPEALQQHHFHPLLIPLLQTNVRLSWKISKDKRQWEVLLQEIQDSGADTGNQPSLKEYLIKETLVESEGDTKAKLKREKAT